In a genomic window of Mastomys coucha isolate ucsf_1 unplaced genomic scaffold, UCSF_Mcou_1 pScaffold17, whole genome shotgun sequence:
- the E2f5 gene encoding transcription factor E2F5 isoform X2 — MEDSINNRFSYITHEDICNCFHGDTLLAIQAPSGTQLEVPIPEMGQNGQKKYQINLKSHSGPIHVLLINKESSSSKPVVFPVPPPDDLTQPSSQSSTSVTPQKSTVAAQNLPEQHVSERSQAFQQTPAAETSSGSISGDIIDELMSSDVFPLLRLSPTPADDYNFNLDDNEGVCDLFDVQILNY, encoded by the exons ATTTTCTTATATAACTCACGAAGACATCTGCAATTGCTTTCATG gTGATACACTGTTGGCCATTCAGGCACCTTCTGGTACACAGCTGGAAGTACCTATTCCAGAAATG GGACAGAATGGACAAAAGAAATACCAGATAAATCTGAAGAGTCACTCAGGACCTATCCATGTGCTACTTATAAATAAAGAGTCCAGTTCATCTAAGCCGGTGGTTTTTCCTGTCCCCCCACCTGATGACCTTACACAGCCTTCCTCCCAGTCCTCAACTTCAGTGACTCCACAGAAATCCACCGTGGCTGCTCAAAACCTGCCTGAGCAGCATGTTTCTGAAAGAAGCCAGGCTTTCCAGCAGACACCAGCTGCAGAAACTTCTTCAG GATCTATTAGTGGAGACATCATTGATGAACTGATGTCTTCTGATG TGTTTCCTCTTTTACGGCTTTCTCCTACCCCAGCAGATGACTACAACTTTAATTTAGATGATAATGAAGGAGTTTGTGATCTGTTTGATGTTCAGATACTAAATTATTAG